In Deefgea piscis, the genomic window CGACCGCCTGATTGCCCAAACTAGCCTGATCCGCGCCATGGGCGCAACTGACTCGAAGGAAACCCCATGAGTGAAACGTTGACCACCCCAAATACCGCCGCCGACACGCCCAACGTTGACCCGCATCGCCGCCGCCGCTCGCTGATTGTCGCCAGTTTGGTGCTACTACTGATTGCTGGCGCGGTGTTGTTGTATTGGCTATTGGTGTTGCGTTACCAAGAAAGCACCGATGATGCGTATGTGGCGGGTTATATCACCCAGATTGACTCGCGAATTGGCGGTACAGTCAGCGCGGTGTATGTGCACAATACCGATATGGTTAAAGCCGGTGATTTACTGGTGAGCTTAGACGCCAGTGATGCCACGCTGGCCTTGGCGCGAGCAGAATCGGCATTGGCGCGGGCAGTACGTGGCGCACAAGTGGCGCAGCAGCAAGTGGCGCAACTCAATGCCGAAGTCACGCTGCGCGAAGTCGCTTTTAAGCAGGCCAGCGACGATTTGCAACGCCGCCGCATCGCGGCCGAAGGGCAAGCGATTAGTGCCGAAGTATTGCAACATGCCGAGCAGGCCAAAGCCTCGGCCCAAGCCGCACTTGAAGCCAGCCAAGCCGCGCTGCAAGCAGCAAAAATGCAGGTGCTCAGCGGCGTAGTGCGTGATTATCCCGAAGTCAGCGCCGCAGCTGATGCGCTGCGCGAGGCGTGGCTAAATCGCCAGCGCACCGATATTCGTTCACCGGTTGACGCCCAAGTAGCCAAACGCGCCGTCGCCGTTGGCGCACAAGTCGCTCCCGGCTCGCCGCTGATGGCTTTGTCGCCGCTATCGAATGTCTGGGTCGATGCCAATTTAAAAGAAACGCAAATCGAGCCGATTCGCATCGGCCAAGCTGTAACCTTAACCGCCGATTTATACGGCAGCTCAATCAAGTTTGATGGCAAAGTCGCAGGTTTATCGCCCGGCACCGGCAGCGTTTTTTCGCTGCTGCCGCCAGAAAACGCCAATGGTGATTGGATTAAGATTGTGCAGCGTTTGCCAGTACGTATTGCGCTTGATCCACAGCAATTAGCCAAGTATCCGCTGCAAATCGGCTTATCAATGAGTGTTACGGTCAATACCCATGATCAATCAGGCCCGCGCTTGGCTAAATCCAGCAATGGCCAGCCGGTAGAATCGACTAATCTGTATGCGGTCTCGTTACAACAAGCCAATCAGCATATTGATGAAATTATTCAAGCCAATCTGGCCCCTGCCGTTGGGCGTAAAAAATGAGTACCGTGTCGCCACTTTATGGTTCAGCGCGCATCTGGGCGACAGCGGCGCTGGCGCTAGCGACCTTTATGCAGGTGCTCGACACCACCATCACCAATGTGGCGATTCCGACGATATCGGGCGATTTGGGCGCATCGGTCACTGAAGGCACATGGGTGATTACGTCGTTTGGCGTGGCCAATGCGATTTCGGTGCTGCTATCGGGCTGGGTAGCGCAGCGTTTTGGTGAGGTGCGGGTGTTTATGGTCGGCGTGATTGGTTTTGTGATCACGTCGTTTTTGTCTGGCATTGCCCCGTCGCTGGATATGCTGATTTTTTTCCGCGTGTTGCAGGGCTTATTGGCTGGGCCGTTGATTCCTTTATCGCAAAGCTTGCTGCTGGCGTGCTATCCGCCCGAGAAAAAAACGCTGGCGCTGGCTTTATGGGCGATGACGATTATTTTAGCGCCGATTGTGGGGCCGATTTTGGGCGGCTGGATTACCGATAATTGGGTGTGGGGCGGGATTTTCTTTATCAATGTGCCAGTGGGTTTGTTTGTCGCTGGCGTGGCGTTTTGGCAGCTCAAAGGCCGCGAAACGGCGCGCTTGTCCGTACCGGTCGACCGCGTTGGGCTGGCTTTATTGGTTATCACCATTTGCGCTTTTCAAATCATGCTTGATTTAGGTAATCAAGATGAATGGTTTAGCTCAAACCGCATTATTGCCTTGGCGATTATTGCGGCAGTGGGCTTGGTGTTTTTGTTAATTTGGGAGCGCGACGAGCCGTATCCGGTGCTGGATTTAGCGCTGTTTAAGCATCGCAATTTCACCATTGGCTCACTGAGTTTGAGTTTGGGTTTTTTGATGTACTTTAGCTCGATCTTATTGCTGCCTTTATTAATGCAAGAGCATTTAGGCTATACCGCAACGATGGCAGGGCTGGCTTTAGCGCCTGTGGGTTTATTGCCTGTGGTGTTGTCGCCAATGATTGGCCGCTATTCCAGCAAGATTGATTTGCGATTATTGGTGAGCTTGGCGTTTTTGGTGTTTGCGGCTTGTTATTACTGGCGCACTTTTTATACGCCAGCGATTAGTTTTGGCTGGCTGGCTTGGCCGCAGTTTGTGCAAGGGATTGGCGTAGCGTGCTTTTTTATGCCGCTGACCGCGATTACTTTATCCGGTTTACCGCCAGAGCGAATTGCGTCGGCAGCGAGTATGTCCAACTTTATGCGCACCATGTCCGGCACCATTGGCGTGTCGCTAGTCACGGCGATGTGGGATAACCAAGAAAAGATCCATCACGCCAATCTAGTGCAGCAGATCAAC contains:
- a CDS encoding HlyD family secretion protein; amino-acid sequence: MSETLTTPNTAADTPNVDPHRRRRSLIVASLVLLLIAGAVLLYWLLVLRYQESTDDAYVAGYITQIDSRIGGTVSAVYVHNTDMVKAGDLLVSLDASDATLALARAESALARAVRGAQVAQQQVAQLNAEVTLREVAFKQASDDLQRRRIAAEGQAISAEVLQHAEQAKASAQAALEASQAALQAAKMQVLSGVVRDYPEVSAAADALREAWLNRQRTDIRSPVDAQVAKRAVAVGAQVAPGSPLMALSPLSNVWVDANLKETQIEPIRIGQAVTLTADLYGSSIKFDGKVAGLSPGTGSVFSLLPPENANGDWIKIVQRLPVRIALDPQQLAKYPLQIGLSMSVTVNTHDQSGPRLAKSSNGQPVESTNLYAVSLQQANQHIDEIIQANLAPAVGRKK
- a CDS encoding DHA2 family efflux MFS transporter permease subunit; protein product: MSTVSPLYGSARIWATAALALATFMQVLDTTITNVAIPTISGDLGASVTEGTWVITSFGVANAISVLLSGWVAQRFGEVRVFMVGVIGFVITSFLSGIAPSLDMLIFFRVLQGLLAGPLIPLSQSLLLACYPPEKKTLALALWAMTIILAPIVGPILGGWITDNWVWGGIFFINVPVGLFVAGVAFWQLKGRETARLSVPVDRVGLALLVITICAFQIMLDLGNQDEWFSSNRIIALAIIAAVGLVFLLIWERDEPYPVLDLALFKHRNFTIGSLSLSLGFLMYFSSILLLPLLMQEHLGYTATMAGLALAPVGLLPVVLSPMIGRYSSKIDLRLLVSLAFLVFAACYYWRTFYTPAISFGWLAWPQFVQGIGVACFFMPLTAITLSGLPPERIASAASMSNFMRTMSGTIGVSLVTAMWDNQEKIHHANLVQQINPYNPVVQDSLSGLVAHGFSLQQALGLINQKITQLSFFMSANDIFGLFAVLFIVLIALVWQARGPFSESKDGAGAG